A section of the Caballeronia sp. M1242 genome encodes:
- a CDS encoding SCP2 domain-containing protein — protein sequence MTNAHEPSRSVVDPAVKTASGAFAAVVNHLLAREPWARERLQPYAGKSVRLSCTPFVVALVAQADGLFVATSETQAGHFDVSIAVPFDALPAFVQGGQAAVMKHVRIEGDAEFAQTLAKLAEHLRWDPEEDLSRVIGDAPAHRIGMIARTMQAQAQRTGRNLLDSVAEYLLDERPQLVRKSALDAFNAELSQARDALARVEKRIERIEQRESARGASARTGGESERDSRK from the coding sequence ATGACGAACGCACACGAACCTTCCCGCTCCGTTGTAGATCCTGCCGTCAAGACCGCGTCCGGTGCGTTCGCGGCTGTCGTGAATCATCTGCTCGCGCGCGAGCCGTGGGCGCGCGAGCGCCTCCAGCCGTACGCCGGCAAGTCCGTACGGCTTTCGTGCACGCCGTTCGTCGTGGCGCTCGTCGCGCAGGCGGACGGGCTTTTCGTCGCGACGAGCGAGACGCAAGCCGGCCATTTCGATGTCAGCATCGCCGTGCCGTTCGATGCGCTTCCCGCGTTCGTGCAAGGCGGTCAGGCGGCGGTGATGAAGCATGTGCGCATTGAAGGCGATGCCGAGTTCGCGCAGACGCTCGCGAAGCTCGCCGAGCATCTGCGCTGGGATCCGGAGGAAGACCTGTCGCGCGTGATCGGCGATGCGCCCGCGCATCGCATCGGCATGATCGCGCGGACGATGCAGGCGCAGGCGCAGCGCACCGGCCGCAATCTTCTCGACTCCGTGGCCGAGTACTTGCTGGACGAGCGTCCGCAACTCGTGCGCAAGAGCGCGCTCGACGCGTTCAACGCCGAGTTGTCGCAGGCGCGAGATGCGCTCGCGCGCGTCGAAAAGCGCATCGAGCGGATCGAACAACGAGAGTCGGCTCGCGGCGCTTCAGCGCGGACCGGCGGCGAGTCCGAGCGGGACTCGCGCAAATAA
- the ubiB gene encoding ubiquinone biosynthesis regulatory protein kinase UbiB, which translates to MRFLRFLKIFFTIVRFGLDELVMSGINDRRVRYLMRVTTFGRRFDVERGIRLRLALESLGPIFVKFGQVLSTRRDLLPVDIANELAKLQDRVPPFDSNVAVSIIEKALGAPIDALFDDFERVPVASASIAQVHFAKIRHGEHAGKPVAVKVLRPGMLPVIDSDLALLRDIAIWAERLWPDGRRLKPREVVAEFDKYLHDELDLMREAANGSQLRRNFQGLDLLLVPEMYWDLSAPTVLVMERMVGVPISQVETLRAAGVDIPKLAREGVEIFFTQVFRDGFFHADMHPGNIQVSLDPATFGRYIALDFGIVGALSDFDKNYLAQNFLAFFKRDYHRVATLHLESGWVPPSTRVEELESAIRAVCEPYFDRALKDISLGQVLMRLFSTSRRFNVEIQPQLVLLQKTMLNVEGLGRSLDPELDLWKTAKPYLERWMNEQIGWRGWYERLQMEAPQWSKTIPQLPRLIHHLLAERHDAPRGNNDETMRQLLAEQKRTNRLLTTLLVVGLGVIAGAGVVIAQFWMGHP; encoded by the coding sequence ATGCGTTTTCTGCGTTTCCTCAAGATTTTCTTCACGATTGTCCGCTTCGGCCTGGACGAACTGGTCATGAGCGGCATCAACGACCGCCGCGTGCGCTACCTCATGCGCGTGACGACGTTCGGCCGCCGCTTCGATGTCGAGCGCGGCATCCGGCTGCGCCTGGCGCTGGAAAGCCTCGGACCGATCTTCGTCAAATTTGGTCAAGTGTTGTCGACGCGGCGCGATCTGTTGCCGGTCGATATCGCCAACGAACTCGCGAAGTTGCAGGATCGCGTGCCGCCGTTCGATTCGAACGTCGCGGTTTCGATCATCGAGAAAGCGCTCGGCGCGCCGATCGACGCACTCTTCGACGACTTCGAGCGCGTGCCGGTGGCGAGCGCGTCGATCGCGCAGGTGCACTTCGCGAAGATCCGGCATGGCGAGCACGCGGGCAAACCCGTCGCCGTGAAGGTGTTACGGCCCGGCATGTTGCCGGTGATCGATTCGGACCTCGCGCTTCTGCGCGATATCGCCATCTGGGCCGAGCGCCTCTGGCCGGACGGCAGGCGGCTGAAGCCGCGCGAAGTTGTCGCTGAATTCGACAAATATCTGCACGACGAACTCGATCTCATGCGCGAGGCGGCCAACGGCAGCCAGTTGCGCCGCAATTTCCAGGGCCTCGATCTGCTGCTCGTGCCGGAGATGTACTGGGATTTGTCCGCGCCCACGGTGCTGGTGATGGAGCGCATGGTCGGCGTGCCGATCTCGCAGGTCGAAACGCTGCGCGCGGCCGGCGTCGATATTCCGAAGCTAGCGCGCGAAGGCGTCGAAATTTTCTTCACGCAGGTGTTCCGCGACGGCTTCTTTCACGCGGACATGCACCCCGGCAACATCCAGGTGAGCCTCGATCCGGCGACCTTCGGCCGCTATATCGCGCTCGACTTCGGGATCGTCGGGGCGCTCTCCGACTTCGATAAGAACTATCTCGCGCAGAACTTCCTCGCGTTCTTCAAGCGCGACTACCACCGCGTGGCGACGCTGCACCTCGAATCCGGCTGGGTGCCGCCGAGCACGCGCGTCGAGGAACTGGAGAGCGCGATCCGCGCCGTCTGCGAGCCGTATTTCGACCGCGCGCTCAAGGACATTTCGCTCGGACAGGTGCTGATGCGGCTCTTTTCGACCTCGCGCCGCTTCAACGTCGAGATTCAGCCGCAACTCGTGCTGCTGCAGAAGACGATGCTGAACGTGGAAGGGCTGGGCCGATCGCTCGATCCGGAACTCGACTTGTGGAAGACCGCGAAGCCGTACCTCGAGCGCTGGATGAACGAGCAGATCGGCTGGCGCGGCTGGTACGAGCGTCTGCAAATGGAAGCGCCGCAGTGGAGCAAGACGATTCCGCAACTGCCGCGGCTGATTCATCACTTGCTCGCGGAGCGCCACGACGCGCCGCGCGGCAACAATGACGAAACAATGCGCCAACTGCTCGCGGAGCAAAAGCGCACGAACCGGCTGCTGACGACGCTGCTCGTCGTCGGGCTCGGCGTCATTGCCGGCGCGGGCGTGGTCATCGCGCAATTCTGGATGGGCCACCCGTGA
- a CDS encoding methyltransferase, which yields MSNSGNADVPSFENRDPNSPGFWDERFDRRFMPWDQAGVPDAFRTFVSALAAPEATRVLIPGCGNAYEAAYLAERGMSVRAIDFSPSAVAAARAQLAAHGGVVEEADFFTYQPPFAPDWIYERAFLCALPKDRWTDYAERMAALARPGALLSGFFFIGATPKGPPFGIERNELDALLAPHFELVDDHEVSGSIPVFAGRERWLTWRRA from the coding sequence ATGAGCAATTCCGGCAATGCCGACGTTCCGTCCTTCGAGAACCGCGACCCGAACTCGCCCGGTTTCTGGGACGAACGGTTCGACCGACGCTTCATGCCGTGGGATCAGGCTGGCGTGCCCGATGCGTTCCGCACGTTCGTGTCCGCGTTGGCCGCGCCCGAAGCCACGCGCGTGCTGATTCCCGGCTGCGGCAACGCTTACGAGGCGGCGTATCTGGCGGAGCGCGGCATGAGCGTGCGCGCCATCGACTTCTCGCCGAGCGCGGTCGCGGCGGCGCGCGCTCAGTTGGCCGCGCACGGGGGCGTCGTCGAAGAAGCCGATTTTTTCACCTATCAGCCGCCGTTCGCGCCCGACTGGATCTACGAGCGCGCCTTTCTGTGCGCGCTGCCGAAAGACCGCTGGACCGATTACGCAGAGCGCATGGCGGCGCTCGCGCGCCCCGGCGCGCTGCTTTCGGGCTTCTTTTTCATCGGCGCGACGCCGAAAGGACCGCCGTTCGGCATCGAGCGAAATGAACTCGACGCCCTTCTCGCTCCCCACTTCGAATTGGTCGACGATCACGAAGTCAGCGGCTCCATACCGGTCTTTGCCGGCCGCGAACGCTGGCTGACGTGGCGGCGGGCTTGA